Within the Zea mays cultivar B73 chromosome 10, Zm-B73-REFERENCE-NAM-5.0, whole genome shotgun sequence genome, the region AGTTGATTGAGAATGGAGAAGACTGCCAGCTGGATAGATATAAGTCATCTGAGAAATCAGGACGGTAAGAGCAGTTTCCGTGCACTAAGATGACATATTTTGTATTATCTTAAGCTTAGTCTTTTCTTTGGAAAAAAAATAACTTTAGTCTTTGATATTGAAGGAGTCGATGGCTATGGTCCCGCCTCATTACTCAGCCTTCTAGCTTTGCTCCAGTTAAGGGCCTTTACCTCTATGGTGGTGTTGGTACAGGGAAGACGATGCTTATGGACTTGTTCTATGAACAGCTGTAAGTCTGTCAATTCTAGCCTTCCAGTATAAGATCTCCATCACACCACTTTGTGATAACAATGTTATGACTTGTCAATTTGTAACCTTCCTCATCATCCCTAGACCATCACAAAGTAGTTGTAAATATATTAATGCTCTTCTGGTGCATCAATCTATATAAGTGATTCTGTATCACAACTGTTATGGCAACTATATGCATTCTAATGGTCAATATTCTTTCTTTGTCATTCTTTTTAGATCATGCACAATTTTGAATTATCAGAACACATTATAAAGATAATGAATGCATTAGTATTAATATGAGCTCCCGTTGCTTTCAAAAATTTGGAAAACCAGTGGCATGAATCAGAAGACAGTTGACTCCTACTCCGAAAACTTAGCACATTGATATTTTTTTATCTATGAGGAGATTTAGGAATTTAGCAGTATGACAATTGTAGTCATGCCACATTATAGTAGTAGAGAATTGTagatgtaagtagagggactctaactctcattagaggatgacactatgagttggggcaattttctgtttatttcctcaaacactacacaatgccatacccttagaggggttggggacacatatttatagccctaggggctgcactaccacaccttctcacacacactacacaacaggattgtcctctagatgctaaagagactacagaggacagtcaaaagcgactgttgtcctttagatgctaaagcgactacagaggacagtcaaaaagcgactgttgtcctctagatgctaaagggactacagaggacagtcaagctgtcctctagatgctaaaggactacagaggacagtcaaaagcaggctgtcctctagatgctcaagacttattccatcagtagggtttagggttttagaaATTTAGCAGTATGACAATTGTAGTCATTCGCGCGTGGGGAGGGGGGTGACGTACGAAGGGAGAAACTCCCACATTATAGTAGTAGAGAATAGAGAATTGGCTTGAAGTCATTAAATGTGATTATAGTACTATAAATCATAGTCactaaggtaatgactgaatcattAGTGGAAAATTTTGATGCTTTCTGACTTTGGGGTTGATCAGCAGTTTATAAATCTTCCCTGATTGCATCCCAGCACTGTCTTTAGGACTTCCAGGGTAAGTGGCTTGGATGAAAGATAAGCAAATAATCAAAATTTGTGCTTGATGCCTTCGCAGTTCTCCAAtttgttgttggaacctgcagtGCCTGTGACCAACAAAAATCATTTCATATTTCTCTTGTTGATGGAAAAACTAGATGGAAAGAATGAAATGCTGGCATGTCTTTCTTGTCATTTTATACATTCAGAAAGATATTTTTGTTCCAAATAATCTTGAAATAACAGAGTTCCATACAAATCTCACGGCTTTACAAAATGTTGGTACTTACGTGCATTCTTCACTTCAGATAACTGATATTATTGTCTTGGCAGGCCATCTAATTGGAGAAAAAAACGTATTCACTTTCATGATTTCATGTTGAACGTACATAGTCGTCTTCAGGTAATTTGTTTATGTGTGCAAATTGCCTTCGGAAGTACCCTGTTGCAAGCTTCAGGAAGATATATGATAATTGTTGTCATGACACTTGTCTATATGCAGATGCATAAAGGTGTTTCAGATCCCCTTGATGTTGTAGCAGCTGAGATTTCAGATGAGGCCATCATATTATGTCTTGATGAGTTTATGGTATACTTTTCTGAGGTTAAATATTCTTCCAGTGTCctaatatatatatgtttgtaacAAGCCCAACTATACTGCACAGGTAACTGATGTTGCTGATGCTATGATTCTGAACCGGCTGTTCAGACAATTGTTCAGCAAAGGCATTGTATGTGGCTTCTATTTTCTTCCATTTTCTTATGCGACTAAAATACCCAAGTTATCTGTACAATGCATAAACTTTTGACATGGATTTATATGCATGTTTTGTGCTCAGATTCTTGTTTCAACTTCTAACCGTGCTCCAGATAAGCTTTATGAAGGTGGCTTACAACGGGACCTTTTCTTGCCATTTATTGACACCTTGAAAGTACGAGTTGTTTTACATTTATGAATTTCTCTGCATGGCCCTTTTAGCTAGTATGTTGGTTTTTACTTTTGTGGACCGTTGCAGGAAAGGTGCATCGTGCACCCCATTGGATCTGCGGTGGACTATCGTCAACTGGGTTCTGTATGTTACCATCTGCTGCGAGCTAGTAGTCCTTGGTTTCTTGCCCCTTCCCTTCTTTGACATTTTTGAACTGATGTCTGAGCAGGCTGAACAAGGTTTCTATTTTGTCGGAAAGCATTACAGTACGCTTCTGAAACAGAAGCTCCAGTCTTTAATTGGAGATGAGGAACCCAGCCCACAAACTGTTGAAGTAATTATGGGAAGGAAATTACAGGTATGGTAGAAGTACTAAAAAACAGCCCACTAGAACACATTATTTTTTATCACTTAGCAACGATTTTGCAGGTTTCTCTGGGAGCAAATGGCTGTGCATATTTTCCTTTTGAAGATCTCTGTGATAGACCTTTAGGTGCAGCAGATTACTTTGGACTCTTCAGTAAGTAATGTTGCTGCCTGATTATTTTGAATTTGAGATAACCTGTTAACTAATAACCGATTCTTGCCTTACAGAAAAATTTCACACCCTGGCACTTGATGGTGTTCCAAAGTTTGGGTCTAGTAACAGAACAGCAGCTTATCGGTTCGTCACACTGATTGATGTATGGTTCTTGTTTTCTCTCGCGTTTTTATGTTTAAGTTTGTCACAGCCTCAATATGTGCAGACAACCATTTGTTGTGCGTTTGAACTTTAAGACACCTTAAAATTTAACATTCAGTGTGGTTGTCTTAAGGAGGTTCTATCATAGATTAGATGTGATTACATGCAGTAGTCCCTCATACTTAAAAATTAGATAATTGAATGTAAACAACAGAAATGTATTTCCCCTTAATCTGAATTCTAAAACTCTCCACCAATAGATGTTGCATACTACAACCTATATTTTGTTATCTTGAAATATTGAATGGTTTTTTAGGTTATGTACGAGAACAAAGCAAGGCTGTTATGTACAGCCGAGGCTGGACCAGTAGAACTGTTTGAGAATATCATGACTCTTGCTGAAGCACAGAAGGTTTCACCAAGATCTTCGCGCTCACAGAAAAGTGACGACCCTGACCTATGTGTGGACAATGAGCTTGGATTTGCCAAGGATCGTACGATTAGCAGGTAACTGGAAATGTGTGCATGCTGACGTAGAATCACAAATCGCAATCAACCCTTGAGGCTCGTATTTTACTGGTGCCTTCTGTTTTGGCTTGTGCTTTTACAGGTTGACAGAGATCAACAGCAGAGAATATTTGGAGGACTTCGAAATGAGATTAGGGCAACAGCAGCTGCTGCCCTTGCAAGCTCTAGATAATGGTGGTGATGTTGTACTAGCATAATAAGTAGAAGGCTTCTGGGCCTCATTTGAAATTCTTGTATTCGCGCCCACCTGGCTTACATAGGCAACTGAGAAGCTATGCTTTTCCAACCGTGGTGCATGTAAATGTGCAATAAAGCTATGAAAGAGTATTTTTTGCTAATAGGTGGGTGATCTATAAAATGGCTCAATCTATAGGGAGACGTGTCAATATTGATTTTTTTAATTGTGTTACATATTTCCAAACCTTTAGAGAGACATAAAACTCAAAAACAGCAATTATCATAACTGCAGTTTAAATCCGGTTGCGGCTTGCTATGGCTTTAATCCGGTTATGGCTTGTGCAGCTTTAAtccggctgcggcttctacagtattgtCTCTACAGATACTGTAGCAGTACGAACAGCCGTAGCTGCAGCTGCCAGCCGAGCAGGCTGTTAAGCACTTGATATCTTTGTCAAGCTAATTGGATTTGTGTTCATTACTCTTAGGGCTTGGTCCCTGGCCAACTATATGTCGCTCGAGAGTAACTGGTCTATCTAACTCAGGCTCTCCTGGAATAGCTCCGGAATTTTTCTTGTTGatcaaaacttatgtaaattaaaGAAGTAATAGGGCTCGAAATGATTTCAGGTCACCATTCCTAGACAACTGAACGGCTCCTAAGTGCGGCCTCATATTTATTCTTGTAATCTTTCCTCTTGCTTGCTACAAgcttaagggcctgtttggttcagcttttttctgaccagcttttctaagaatctggctgtgtagagaatttgagtatcattaggattacgtgcggaggaagataaaggtGTCTATAGGACTCAAGATCtaaaaagtgacggattcctattattgcaacgactcaaccgattatgtgttcatgttgattttgaatggtttttacccaaacgaattttatagaagctgactgaaaagctaAGCGTTTGACAGTCCgcaacagcttttggtggccagaagctccaAAAAACTGAAACAAACAGTGTCTAAGTAACTTGTCCTGGCTAGCTACAGCAGTAGTCATCTCACCTACCTCAACGGCGAGTTCATTGACGAAAAGTTATACCTTAGAGGTAGAGTCTTTGTTGacatccttctcgttgttgttcacTACATCCTCACCAAGTGCCATGATGCAGATGCATTTGATAGTATTGGTGAGGAAGCATTGATAGTATCGGTGAGGAAGCATAGCTCATTCAGCTTGTCCTTGACTAGTTTCTCGAACTCGTCGTCGCTCGAGGAAGAAGTATGGCCAGAGTGGTTTGTCGATGTCGCTGAGTGAGGTGAGGAAGGCGTGCTCCTTGAGCTTGGCCTTGTGGGCAGTGAAGGTTAGAAGGTACTTTTACTTGAATGCCACCTTGTCGAACCTCATCTTAGACTTGTGGTTGCCAGAGGTGTACTTGTGCCGACGGGATTGGAAATGACACTTGTCTGCCTCCGACTTGCCCTTCATCTTGGAATAGTTGGCGATGAAATAGTCGAGGTCTGTATAGTGGAAGCAGGCGTCCTTGTTCGTGCCACACCGCCGATTCATATCATTGTTGTGAAGCTGCAAAAACGACTGACAACAAGTGCCAAGCTAAAGAGATATCACCTCCTAAGACAAGGCCTATGGTGGATGCACTAGGGTTTCCAAGTCTAGTGATTAATTTCTATGAACTTGAACTCGCTGAAAAAGCTTATCTGTAGTGAGGGTCTCATACTTTGATGATTCGATGACTGTCTTAGACGTCTGTAACCTTAGGAAAAGAGACAATGATGGCTAAGATAATTATCTATAACACGTTAGCGGTTAGCCCCTTTATATACATAAACACCTACAAATAAACACCTACAAATGGACTTTTactttaagggcttgttcggttaggagTGCATCGAGGGGATTAGAGGGGATTAAATCTCATTCTATACAAATTTATATAGGAggagatttaatcccctccaatccctctTAATCCATCTCAAATCAAACAAGCTCTAAAGGTCCATTAACATTGTCCTAAATCATGATTGCTTTCTGGATATATATTCAACAGTATTTCATAACTCAACAAGAGTTTACTTCTTTATTTCTATTCAACTTCAGGGTTTTTTTTCAACACAGAAACAACGCTACGGAGAAAAACTTATCCCGCAGTCCCCAGCTGTGTTTTAATGGAATCCCAACGATGTACACCCAGCCTCGATGAATAGGAACAAGTCTGTTATTTGTAAATACTAGTTCGCCAAGATATAATCGATGTCCAAATTATCTAATTCAACTACTAGATAGGGTTGCGCCAATAGCAAGATGCATGTACCCTGATGCTACTTGAAACGACCATGCTTCCAGAGTTTGCTGTGCACGAGCATTCTAGCAAAGACACCGTCAGCTCATGCAATAAACACCTGGATCCTATCTCCCATGGCGTCCTCAAAATCAAGCAGTATTTGACCATTCTGGGGGTTGTCTGTATCAACAGGAGCATTCCGAAGCCTTTCCATAATATTAGCTCCAGCCAAGCCTGCATAATGTCCAAAAGGAGATTGTCACATGAAATATAAAACAAGTGCATCTGCAGATTCCATTTTTGTCTTTTGAAAATGGTCACGTTTACAGAATCATGGTTTGGTTGAGGATATACAAGTACAAACCTGGAATAATTCTTGTCATCCCTTCTAAGAACCCAGCCTGTGGTAGAAAAGGGAAGTTAAAGATAGAAACCATTATATTGATATTCGAGACGGTAAATCACAGAATATTTGCATAAACTAGGAGTGAGAAACAATATAGCGACTGAGCACATATATATATGTCACAGGTCAAGCTGTCAATTTAAGTGAGTTTATAGAAACTTCAATCAGAGTATCTGACTACCAGATACCGAACACTGGAGTCGAGCAAATGATTACTTACAGGTATCCTGGCATCGATTTTCTGGATCCCATCTCTTCCTGTAATCTTTAGTCGAAGAGTTCGAGACCACATTCCAGTTGAAGGTCCTCTGCTGTCACTGGAACCAATATCATAGAGCTGAGGCAATATGTCAATAACAGGTTCTTGTGTTTTTTTAGCCCTGGACCTGGAATCTCCCGGACTGTTCGGTTCACTTGTATAATTATCATAGCCTACAATTGAGGAGTTGCAGGTTAAATGAATTCATTCATATTCAACGGAGAATGAAATCCTAAGTTCCGTACCAGTCCCGTACAATGGTTGGGCTGGTGTCACCGCATATCGTTTGTCTTCTTCGTAATAGTGGTTGAAGCCAAGAGTATTCTTGATCTCCTCAAATGTTGGCAAGCTGCTTGGAGGAGGTATGCGACCACCCCTTATAGCAATAAGAGCATCCTGCAGAGtgcagatggagatcatcgtggaaACTGAGCAAATATGTGCACAGCAAATTTAACAACTACACAAGGGCTCATTCTTGCTTCTATACCACAAGTTTCGTATGGCATGCATACACAAATGTTGATTCCTCCTTTTGCCCAAATGCTAATGGCAAACAATGTGCATGATCCACTGAGATGCAGTTAGTCGTGCAATGAAATACTGACATGTATAAATGAAAAACAATCATATTGTTTGCATATATAAATGAAAAACATTCTATTCACATATATAAATGAAAAACAAACCTCCATTGCACGCATCGATACACCAATTAGAGATAATGGATAGGCTATGATTTTATAACCTATTTCTTCCAGTTCAACAGGGCTCAGTATAGGAGTTTTACCACCACCTTCTAACATGTTGGCCTGCAGgtcaagagtaagatgaaggcatTGCAAGTATATGAAAACCAGAAACATTGATGCACATAACATATCTAACCATTTTTGGAACTCCAGGCGCGATAGCGCAAAATGCCTTCATTTCTTCCCTTGAGGCGAGGGCATCAATGAATAGAACATCTGCTCCAGCATCAGCAAAGGCCCGTACTCTCCATAATGCTTCATTAAGAGACACAGCTTGACGAGAATCTGTCCTTGCCACAATAACAATATCAGAGCCACTCTCATTCCTGGCATCAACAGCAGCTTTTATGTGCATAATTGCTTCCTCCCTTGAGACAACCTTCCTTCCTTGTGTGTGTCCACATGCctttggtgacaccttcagaatGTAATATATCATATCACTATAAAAGAAACTTCAAGGAACAGAACAGAACAAGCTATTGTGACACCATGCATAATCAGTACGAGTTACATAGCTTGAATGTACAATTTGATACATAGAGAAATCAAACACTGGTTCCGTGTAGTACAAACCTAAGAATGTGATGTGAATCCTGCCCCAGATCCTAGACTACAACGATTACTACAACTGCATCACTTACATTTTTGGGGTCCAGAAAATGCAAACTCTAAATGGTCACTTCAACATATAGATATAGAGAATAGAGAACATAACAAAATCAATGTGTGAATTGTGATATTCAGGAATAGTTATGTAACCATTATCTGTTGTAGTACTTTATAAGCATAACACACCTGATCTTCAAGAATAATTCCAGCAAAACCAGCATTAATAAATCCTTTCACTGTCCTCTTAACATTCATACAGTTTCCGTAACCATTATCCGCATCACCGATCACAGGGATTGAAACTGCTTCAGTCATCAGACGCCCCTGATCGATCATTTCCCCGTACGAGATGAGACCAACATCTGGTAATCCAAGCCGTGCGGCAGAGATTGAGAAACCTGCAAAGGAAAAGTATGACTTTCAGTGAAGAATCGTGCATCCTCCTCCTTTTCTAGGCAGCTGCAGGAGCTCACGAAGCAAGAGACTATGATTCCTATCAGCAATGCATCGCAGGCATACACAAATACAGTTACAGGCAGACGCTCTCTGCAAGTTCCCTAAATGGAGGGCGACTAGGCAATCTCTCTTGGATGGTATGAACGAGAAGTAACCCCCTGCCACCGTTGCGGCAAAAGATCGACCATGTACCGCTCGTGAAGCAGGCCCTGAACTCGGCGCGCTCGACGAGGCGTGCGCTCAGCGCGTCGTAGCAGGCGGGCGCCTGGTGCGCACCCGGCATCTCAAGGACCCgtcggagcgccgccgcgggtagCTCCCCAGGACCAGGGGCAGCGCTGGCGCCACCGGAGTAGGTGCAGCGCGGTGAGATCCTGGCGCGAGAAAGAGGGCGGGCGGAGGCGGCCGAGGGAGTTGCCACGCCCACGCGCTGGATGCGCGGTGGGGCTCGGGAGGCGGAGCACGGGGTGAGTGAGAAGCCCAGCGGATGGTGCAGGACGGCGGAGCAGCACGCCATAGCCGTCTCACCCCGCTCGCTGCCCGAACTAGCTAGCTAGCAATCGCGGTCTCGTCGTCTCGCTCGGCTCCGTTGGCTTTGCTTTGCTCGTCAGTGTCGTTCGTCACGGCCGCACGGGCACCGGGCACGCAGGCGGCACGCCGAGGCCGTGACGAGTCGCATGGCGTGAGGCGTGACTGAGAGTCCACCTGGTGTCAAGAGTTGTGATGCGGTAGTGGGCCATGTCCCATCTGTCTGGTGCAGCAGCTTGCGGCCCATGGGTCACGCCGGACGGCCCGAGGGCAGCGTGCGACTTGCGAACTGCGAAACCAAGCTCGGAGAGATAGAGCAAGCAATCTCCTACCAAACCAGACGTCAAGACAACACCCAACATCCGTGCTCCCGTAGCCCGACGGCCGTGGCCTTCTCATTCCGTTCAAAACCACAGTCCACAGCATACTAGCTTTAATCCGTATGACTTagtgggtgtttggtttctagggactaatgtttagtccctagattttattctattttagttctaaaattaccaaatatagaaactaaaactttattttagtttctatatttagcaatttatacactaaaaaggaataaaatgaagagactaaacattagtccctagaaaccaaacacccctttatATTAATTCTACAGTATCTTGTCTTTATATATTTCAGCTACAGTATTTTATCTTTATAAATTATAGCTGCAGTCTAACAGCTGGCTTTGACTTTAATTAGAAGGTAACAGCCTGGAAGCAAACAAAAGATAACCCGCCCGCGCACGCATTATCCATTCCGTTTGGACCCATGAGATTTTTCGCTGGGATGACCGTGCACGAGACGAATCCCGTTCGGTAACCGATACCCCAAGTCAAGGCGGATCATCCGTCAGTCCGTCACCGCAGTC harbors:
- the LOC100280664 gene encoding ATPase isoform X1, with translation MRSVVRSLRQLRRFIQHYAEGNSQATRLFGLQNALIMCGSTPRSLSMLRRNGEISRFASPGMELMRSMFSNVAAGSIKDIGRGGPMVEYERRIASGDLVDGDSFQVDTIQQLQGLYEELIENGEDCQLDRYKSSEKSGRSRWLWSRLITQPSSFAPVKGLYLYGGVGTGKTMLMDLFYEQLPSNWRKKRIHFHDFMLNVHSRLQMHKGVSDPLDVVAAEISDEAIILCLDEFMVTDVADAMILNRLFRQLFSKGIILVSTSNRAPDKLYEGGLQRDLFLPFIDTLKERCIVHPIGSAVDYRQLGSAEQGFYFVGKHYSTLLKQKLQSLIGDEEPSPQTVEVIMGRKLQVSLGANGCAYFPFEDLCDRPLGAADYFGLFKKFHTLALDGVPKFGSSNRTAAYRFVTLIDVMYENKARLLCTAEAGPVELFENIMTLAEAQKVSPRSSRSQKSDDPDLCVDNELGFAKDRTISRLTEINSREYLEDFEMRLGQQQLLPLQALDNGGDVVLA
- the LOC100194050 gene encoding uncharacterized protein isoform X1, coding for MACCSAVLHHPLGFSLTPCSASRAPPRIQRVGVATPSAASARPLSRARISPRCTYSGGASAAPGPGELPAAALRRVLEMPGAHQAPACYDALSARLVERAEFRACFTSGFSISAARLGLPDVGLISYGEMIDQGRLMTEAVSIPVIGDADNGYGNCMNVKRTVKGFINAGFAGIILEDQACGHTQGRKVVSREEAIMHIKAAVDARNESGSDIVIVARTDSRQAVSLNEALWRVRAFADAGADVLFIDALASREEMKAFCAIAPGVPKMANMLEGGGKTPILSPVELEEIGYKIIAYPLSLIGVSMRAMEDALIAIRGGRIPPPSSLPTFEEIKNTLGFNHYYEEDKRYAVTPAQPLYGTGYDNYTSEPNSPGDSRSRAKKTQEPVIDILPQLYDIGSSDSRGPSTGMWSRTLRLKITGRDGIQKIDARIPAGFLEGMTRIIPGLAGANIMERLRNAPVDTDNPQNGQILLDFEDAMGDRIQVFIA
- the LOC100194050 gene encoding uncharacterized protein LOC100194050, which codes for MACCSAVLHHPLGFSLTPCSASRAPPRIQRVGVATPSAASARPLSRARISPRCTYSGGASAAPGPGELPAAALRRVLEMPGAHQAPACYDALSARLVERAEFRACFTSGFSISAARLGLPDVGLISYGEMIDQGRLMTEAVSIPVIGDADNGYGNCMNVKRTVKGFINAGFAGIILEDQVSPKACGHTQGRKVVSREEAIMHIKAAVDARNESGSDIVIVARTDSRQAVSLNEALWRVRAFADAGADVLFIDALASREEMKAFCAIAPGVPKMANMLEGGGKTPILSPVELEEIGYKIIAYPLSLIGVSMRAMEDALIAIRGGRIPPPSSLPTFEEIKNTLGFNHYYEEDKRYAVTPAQPLYGTGYDNYTSEPNSPGDSRSRAKKTQEPVIDILPQLYDIGSSDSRGPSTGMWSRTLRLKITGRDGIQKIDARIPAGFLEGMTRIIPGLAGANIMERLRNAPVDTDNPQNGQILLDFEDAMGDRIQVFIA